A window of Aeromicrobium sp. A1-2 contains these coding sequences:
- the thrS gene encoding threonine--tRNA ligase, whose protein sequence is MSEIQIVLTSQPDAGDEARAVETGTKAWQLFADTADIIAARVNGELKDLAYELGEGDRVDSVAIDSKDGRDILRHSTAHVMAQAVQELFPDAKLGIGPPITDGFYYDFDVADPFVPEDLDKIESRMRKIVKEGQKFDRREIADDDARTELADEPYKLELIGLKSSAGDAAEGASVEVGDGGLTIYDNLKRDGSVVWSDLCRGPHLPTTKRIPAFKLMRSAAAYWRGNEKNKQLQRIYGTAWETKEALDEHLHRIEEAQRRDHRRLGTELDLFSFPDEIGSGLPVFHPKGGVIKREMEDYVRRRHIEEGFEYVGTPHIAKEELFYTSGHLPYYGDGMFPALDVDGNDYRLKAMNCPMHNLIYRSRGRSYRELPLRLFEFGHVYRHEKSGVIHGLTRVRGFAQDDSHSYVTPEQAPEEIRHLLKFVLSLLRDFGLDDFYLELSTRDASKDKFIGSDEDWAIATKVLEDVCLETGLELVPDPGGAAYYGPKVSVQARDAIGRSWQMSTIQYDFNQPSAERFNLEYVAADGTRQQPVMIHSAKFGSIERFMGVLVEHYAGAFPPWLAPVQVVGIPVAERHADYLEELAKRLKAEGIRVEVDNSDERMQKKIRNAQLQKVPFMLIAGDDDIEGGAVSFRYRSGEQENGVAIDDAVARIVEAVKARVQV, encoded by the coding sequence ATGTCCGAGATCCAGATCGTCCTGACTTCCCAGCCCGATGCGGGTGACGAGGCACGAGCTGTCGAGACGGGCACGAAGGCGTGGCAGCTGTTCGCCGATACCGCCGACATCATCGCGGCACGCGTCAATGGCGAGCTCAAGGACCTGGCGTACGAGCTCGGTGAGGGCGACCGGGTCGACAGCGTGGCGATCGACTCCAAGGATGGTCGGGACATCCTGCGCCACTCCACCGCGCACGTCATGGCGCAGGCCGTGCAGGAGCTCTTCCCCGACGCCAAGCTCGGGATCGGCCCGCCGATCACCGACGGCTTCTACTACGACTTCGACGTCGCCGATCCGTTCGTCCCCGAAGACCTCGACAAGATCGAGTCGCGGATGCGCAAGATCGTCAAGGAGGGGCAGAAGTTCGATCGGCGCGAGATCGCCGACGACGACGCCCGCACCGAGCTGGCCGACGAGCCGTACAAGCTTGAGCTGATCGGGCTCAAGAGCTCCGCCGGCGACGCAGCCGAGGGCGCGAGCGTCGAGGTCGGTGACGGCGGCCTCACGATCTACGACAACCTCAAGCGCGACGGCTCGGTCGTGTGGAGTGACCTGTGCCGTGGACCGCACCTCCCAACGACCAAGCGCATCCCGGCGTTCAAGCTCATGCGGAGCGCCGCGGCCTATTGGCGGGGCAACGAGAAGAACAAGCAGCTGCAGCGGATCTATGGAACCGCTTGGGAGACCAAGGAGGCCCTCGACGAGCACCTGCACCGCATCGAGGAGGCGCAGCGGCGCGACCACCGTCGCCTCGGCACCGAGCTCGACCTGTTCAGCTTTCCTGATGAGATCGGCTCAGGCCTGCCGGTCTTCCACCCCAAGGGTGGTGTGATCAAGCGCGAGATGGAGGACTACGTCCGCCGCCGGCACATCGAGGAGGGCTTCGAGTACGTCGGTACGCCGCACATCGCCAAGGAGGAGCTGTTCTACACCTCGGGCCACCTGCCGTACTACGGCGACGGCATGTTCCCGGCGCTCGACGTCGACGGCAACGACTACCGCCTCAAGGCCATGAACTGCCCCATGCACAACCTGATCTACCGCTCGCGTGGCCGGTCGTATCGCGAGCTGCCGCTGCGTCTGTTCGAGTTCGGGCACGTCTACCGGCACGAGAAGTCCGGCGTGATCCACGGCCTCACGCGCGTCCGCGGATTCGCCCAGGACGATTCTCACTCGTACGTCACGCCCGAGCAGGCGCCTGAGGAGATCCGCCACCTGCTCAAGTTCGTGCTGAGCCTGCTGCGTGACTTCGGTCTGGACGACTTCTATCTCGAGCTGTCGACCCGCGATGCCTCGAAGGACAAGTTCATCGGTTCGGATGAGGACTGGGCCATCGCGACGAAGGTCCTGGAAGACGTGTGTCTCGAGACCGGTCTCGAGCTCGTCCCCGACCCGGGCGGAGCGGCCTACTACGGACCGAAGGTCTCGGTGCAGGCCCGCGATGCGATCGGCCGGTCGTGGCAGATGTCGACGATCCAGTACGACTTCAACCAGCCGTCGGCCGAGCGTTTCAACCTCGAGTACGTCGCCGCGGATGGCACCCGGCAGCAACCGGTCATGATCCACTCGGCCAAGTTCGGTTCGATCGAACGGTTCATGGGGGTGCTCGTCGAGCACTACGCCGGAGCATTCCCGCCGTGGCTCGCCCCGGTCCAGGTTGTCGGGATCCCGGTCGCCGAGCGGCACGCGGACTACCTCGAGGAGTTGGCGAAGCGACTCAAGGCTGAGGGCATCCGGGTCGAGGTCGACAACTCCGACGAGCGCATGCAGAAGAAGATCCGCAACGCGCAGCTCCAGAAGGTGCCATTCATGCTGATCGCCGGCGACGACGACATCGAGGGTGGTGCCGTGTCGTTCCGCTACCGCAGCGGTGAGCAGGAGAACGGTGTGGCAATCGATGACGCCGTGGCGCGCATCGTCGAGGCGGTCAAGGCGCGGGTCCAGGTGTGA
- a CDS encoding PAS domain S-box protein — protein sequence MEKFAPTVVVIDDSAEVRALIKTHIRLSGLLTVVDDGADGTEAIGLAHRHQPELVLLDMSMPTLDALDALPGILAVSPHTRVVIYSGFEREGLADRARELGATAFFEKSMPVARLPIELRALLDAEPFAPAPPAPAPDQPTEGRNVLDEHLERFLEVFDEAAIGMATMTLTGGIVRANRALARLLMHPQDDLVGVDYATLTAGRAESLEGALEQINSAAADLVHIEHDVAGAPGPRTVLVALAAVRDSGGQALYIFVQAQDITAQRAAEGELRRSEDRFRLLVEAVDDYAIFMLSPEGIVASWNPGAQRSKGYTGQEIIGQHFRIFYPADRQAARHPEHELAVALQQGRYQEEGWRVRQDGTQFWAHVLISAVFNDRGEHIGFAKVTRDITERRAYEQERDGAAAALAEANVELESLNGRLQQALTDQAQFLAVTSHELRTPAAVLGGSADTLARHWTELTEGERATLLEGMSTSAARLRRLLSDLLTASRLDANALALHPERLRVSQLLETAVRTAQTTLADPGIRIAPGPEIEVMADPYRIGQAIDNLVDNALTHGGAPVGLSANLAGTMAEIRVTDSGDGVDPGIVPRLFERFATGDSIGGTGLGLFIVRELARANGGDARYEPEGPGHASGAFVLTVPLA from the coding sequence ATGGAGAAGTTCGCTCCGACTGTGGTCGTGATCGATGATTCGGCCGAGGTGCGGGCGCTGATCAAGACTCATATCAGGCTTTCCGGGTTGCTGACCGTCGTCGATGACGGTGCAGACGGAACGGAGGCGATCGGTCTGGCTCACCGGCACCAGCCTGAGCTCGTGCTGCTCGACATGTCGATGCCCACGCTCGACGCACTCGACGCGCTGCCCGGGATCCTGGCCGTGTCGCCGCACACCCGGGTCGTGATCTATTCGGGGTTCGAGCGAGAGGGCCTCGCGGATCGCGCCCGCGAGCTCGGCGCCACGGCATTCTTCGAGAAGTCAATGCCGGTCGCTCGTCTGCCGATCGAGCTGCGTGCCCTCCTGGACGCGGAGCCATTCGCTCCCGCGCCGCCCGCTCCCGCGCCGGACCAACCGACCGAGGGACGCAACGTCCTCGACGAGCACCTCGAACGGTTCCTCGAGGTCTTCGACGAGGCCGCGATCGGCATGGCGACGATGACCCTCACAGGCGGGATCGTGCGGGCGAACAGGGCTCTCGCTCGGCTGCTGATGCACCCGCAAGACGATCTGGTCGGCGTTGACTACGCGACGCTCACTGCCGGCCGGGCCGAGAGCCTGGAGGGTGCCCTCGAGCAGATCAACTCCGCCGCAGCCGACCTGGTCCACATCGAGCACGACGTGGCCGGCGCTCCCGGGCCGCGTACCGTCCTGGTTGCCCTCGCCGCCGTACGTGACAGTGGCGGGCAGGCGCTCTACATCTTCGTCCAGGCGCAGGACATCACCGCCCAACGAGCCGCCGAGGGCGAGCTGCGCCGCAGCGAGGACCGGTTTCGGCTGCTGGTCGAGGCTGTCGACGACTACGCGATCTTCATGCTGTCGCCCGAGGGCATTGTCGCCAGCTGGAACCCCGGCGCGCAGCGCAGCAAGGGCTACACCGGCCAGGAGATCATCGGGCAGCACTTCCGGATCTTCTATCCCGCCGATCGGCAGGCAGCGCGCCATCCGGAGCACGAGCTGGCAGTTGCCCTCCAACAGGGCCGCTACCAGGAGGAGGGGTGGCGGGTCCGTCAGGACGGGACGCAGTTCTGGGCCCACGTCCTCATCTCCGCAGTCTTCAACGATCGCGGAGAACACATCGGGTTCGCCAAGGTCACTCGCGACATCACCGAGCGTCGCGCCTACGAACAGGAGCGCGATGGAGCGGCAGCGGCGCTCGCTGAGGCCAATGTCGAGCTGGAGTCGCTCAACGGGCGGCTCCAGCAAGCTCTGACAGACCAGGCCCAGTTCCTCGCCGTCACCTCCCACGAACTGCGCACCCCCGCAGCCGTGCTCGGTGGCTCAGCCGACACCCTGGCACGGCACTGGACCGAGCTGACCGAGGGCGAGCGGGCCACCCTGCTCGAGGGGATGAGCACGAGCGCGGCCCGGCTGCGGCGGCTCCTCTCGGACCTGCTGACCGCGTCACGGCTCGACGCCAACGCGCTCGCGCTGCACCCCGAACGCCTCCGGGTGAGCCAGCTGCTCGAGACCGCTGTTCGTACGGCCCAAACAACACTGGCCGATCCGGGAATTCGCATCGCGCCGGGCCCTGAGATCGAGGTCATGGCCGATCCGTACCGGATCGGCCAGGCCATCGACAACCTGGTCGACAACGCCCTGACCCACGGCGGCGCACCTGTCGGTCTCAGCGCCAACCTCGCCGGCACGATGGCCGAGATCCGGGTCACCGACTCCGGCGACGGCGTCGACCCCGGCATCGTGCCGCGGCTGTTCGAGCGATTCGCCACGGGTGACAGCATCGGCGGGACCGGTCTTGGCCTGTTCATCGTGCGCGAGCTGGCCCGCGCCAATGGTGGCGACGCCAGGTACGAGCCGGAGGGCCCTGGCCACGCCTCTGGCGCGTTCGTGCTGACCGTCCCGCTGGCCTGA
- a CDS encoding GMC oxidoreductase: MSKHDYDVLVVGSGFGGSVAALRLTEKGYRVGVMEAGRRFADDQLPKNNWRATRYLWAPWARCFGIMRITLLRDVLIASGAGVGGGSLVYANTLYEPLDAFYRDRQWAHVTDWKDELAPHYAQAKKMLGVTTYPGTSPADDRLRAIARDYGVEETFHPTEVGVLFGAAHGVQPGDAVADPFFGGAGPDRRACIDCGACMTGCRHNAKNTLVKNYLHLAEGAGAVVHPMTTVTDVRPLSPGADGGSRGGYAVRTRRTGNPLRRRTYTAEHVVFAGNALNTQQLLHRLRAGALPDLSPRIGELSRTNSEAVLTARSMRRDADFTPGVAITASFHPDDHTHVEVCRYGRGSSALGLINAPLVDGGHGGSQIKAVWRAYRTLGIRRAIAIHNPRRWAEQSIVVLVMQTLDNSITTYLKRGLFGRRMTSKQGVGDPNPSWIPMANRVTRDLAESIGGSAGSSTADLAGIPMTAHFIGGCVIGESAETGVIDPYQRVFGYDGLHVTDGSAITANLGVNPSLTITAQAERAMALWPNNGESDARPPLGEPYVRVATVAPRSPAVPAHAPAALLLPIPQVPPA, translated from the coding sequence ATGAGCAAGCATGACTATGACGTCCTGGTGGTCGGTTCCGGTTTCGGAGGCAGCGTGGCTGCGCTCCGCCTCACCGAGAAGGGCTATCGGGTCGGCGTGATGGAGGCCGGACGCCGCTTCGCCGACGACCAGCTGCCCAAGAACAACTGGCGCGCCACGCGCTATCTCTGGGCTCCGTGGGCCCGTTGCTTTGGGATCATGCGCATCACCTTGCTGCGGGACGTCCTGATCGCGAGCGGGGCAGGCGTCGGCGGTGGCTCCCTGGTCTACGCCAATACGCTCTACGAACCGCTCGACGCGTTCTACCGCGATCGCCAGTGGGCGCACGTCACGGACTGGAAGGACGAGCTCGCTCCGCACTACGCGCAGGCCAAGAAGATGCTCGGCGTCACGACCTACCCGGGGACCAGCCCTGCCGACGATCGACTCCGCGCGATCGCTCGTGACTATGGCGTCGAGGAGACGTTCCACCCGACCGAGGTCGGCGTGCTTTTCGGTGCGGCTCACGGAGTGCAGCCGGGCGATGCCGTCGCCGACCCGTTCTTCGGCGGGGCCGGCCCGGATCGCCGTGCCTGCATCGACTGTGGCGCCTGCATGACCGGCTGCCGGCACAACGCCAAGAACACCCTCGTCAAGAACTATCTGCACCTGGCGGAGGGCGCCGGCGCAGTGGTGCACCCGATGACCACCGTGACCGACGTGCGACCGCTGTCGCCCGGGGCCGATGGCGGGAGTCGCGGCGGGTACGCCGTACGGACCCGACGTACCGGCAACCCGCTGCGTCGCCGGACCTACACCGCCGAGCACGTGGTCTTCGCGGGCAATGCGCTCAACACCCAACAGCTCTTGCACCGCCTCAGGGCCGGTGCGCTGCCGGATCTCTCACCGCGCATCGGTGAGCTGAGCCGGACCAACTCCGAGGCGGTCCTGACCGCCCGGTCGATGCGCAGGGACGCCGACTTCACGCCGGGCGTCGCCATCACGGCGTCATTCCATCCCGATGACCACACCCACGTCGAGGTCTGCCGCTATGGACGTGGCTCGAGCGCCCTGGGATTGATCAACGCACCGCTGGTCGACGGTGGCCACGGTGGCTCGCAGATCAAGGCGGTGTGGCGGGCCTATCGAACGCTGGGCATACGCCGGGCGATCGCGATCCACAATCCGCGCCGCTGGGCCGAGCAGTCGATCGTGGTGCTGGTCATGCAGACGCTCGACAACTCGATCACGACCTACCTCAAGCGTGGACTGTTCGGCCGCCGGATGACCAGCAAGCAGGGTGTCGGCGATCCAAACCCCAGCTGGATCCCGATGGCCAACCGGGTCACTCGCGATCTTGCCGAAAGCATCGGCGGCAGCGCCGGCAGCTCGACCGCCGACCTGGCCGGCATCCCGATGACAGCCCACTTCATCGGTGGCTGTGTCATCGGCGAGTCCGCCGAAACCGGAGTGATCGATCCCTACCAGCGGGTGTTCGGCTATGACGGTCTGCACGTGACGGATGGTTCGGCGATCACCGCGAACCTGGGTGTCAACCCGTCCCTGACGATCACGGCCCAGGCCGAGCGCGCCATGGCGCTGTGGCCCAACAATGGAGAGTCGGACGCGCGTCCGCCGCTCGGCGAGCCGTACGTCCGGGTGGCGACCGTCGCGCCGCGGTCACCTGCCGTCCCGGCCCATGCGCCCGCAGCGCTACTGCTCCCGATACCCCAGGTGCCGCCAGCCTGA
- a CDS encoding TetR/AcrR family transcriptional regulator → MTATRQRLAPAERRQQILDAARVLYSDRPYDEVSTGELAEAAGVARGLINHYFGDKRELFLQVMRDSVLMPERPLDGLDGKPIQERARLTMDWILDAATTYGQAWIAASGAANLHGSSDIQAIVDEADDRAARLVLDALGLPDDAHLRARLRPTAALTKSVCREWLQRGTFTRDEALDLLTTSVLLFVQKDPPMKEPRP, encoded by the coding sequence ATGACCGCGACCCGCCAACGCCTCGCTCCGGCCGAGCGACGGCAGCAGATCCTTGACGCGGCGCGCGTTCTCTATTCCGACCGCCCGTACGACGAGGTGTCGACCGGCGAGCTGGCCGAGGCTGCCGGGGTTGCCCGTGGCCTGATCAACCACTATTTCGGTGACAAGCGTGAACTGTTTTTACAGGTCATGCGCGACTCGGTCCTGATGCCCGAGCGGCCGCTCGACGGACTCGACGGCAAGCCGATCCAGGAACGGGCCCGGCTCACGATGGACTGGATCCTCGACGCGGCCACGACGTACGGCCAGGCGTGGATCGCCGCCAGTGGTGCCGCCAACTTGCACGGCAGCTCCGACATCCAAGCCATCGTCGACGAGGCGGACGACCGTGCCGCCCGGCTGGTCCTCGACGCCCTGGGACTACCCGACGACGCGCACCTGCGTGCCCGCCTGCGGCCCACCGCAGCCCTCACCAAGTCAGTCTGCCGAGAGTGGCTCCAGCGCGGTACGTTCACGCGTGACGAGGCGCTCGACCTGCTCACCACGTCCGTCCTGCTCTTCGTCCAGAAGGATCCCCCCATGAAGGAACCCCGCCCATGA
- a CDS encoding NAD(P)/FAD-dependent oxidoreductase — MTSIGIIGSGFGAIAVAVELKRSGHTDIRLWERSTDLGGVWRDNTYPGAGCDVPSPLYSFSYEPNPRWTRRYALQEEIHAYIRSVADKYGISPLVRFGAEVVAATWDEDSSTWSVRFDDETVETVDVLVSAVGQLSRPALPGIEGVDSFTGTSFHSAEWDHTFDATGKSIAVVGAGASAVQFIPHLARDASRLVVFQRSPNYLMPKPDKPYKPFHKTLFKFLPISQRIERGGIWAIMEQFARGLDAQSRVGRINGVIARRHLRKQVKDPSLQALLTPDYPIGCKRILFSNEFYPALAQDNVQVVPHRVTRVTPTGVVDADGVEHEVDAIIYATGFDSQDFLESIDITGVGGQKLATQWADGAHAYLGMYVPNFPNLFVTYGPNTNLGGGSVIYMLEAQARHMRQAVDRLEAGSYASVEVTQAAEQAYDQELSHKLDHSVWGSCDNWYRHPSGRITSNWPGATLPFAQATKVLEPTAFHWS, encoded by the coding sequence ATGACATCCATCGGCATCATCGGCTCCGGTTTCGGCGCGATCGCCGTCGCGGTCGAGCTCAAGCGCTCGGGCCACACCGACATCCGGCTCTGGGAGCGCTCGACCGATCTCGGCGGAGTGTGGCGGGACAACACCTATCCGGGTGCCGGCTGCGACGTCCCGTCGCCGCTCTACTCGTTCTCCTACGAGCCCAACCCGCGATGGACGCGCAGGTACGCGCTGCAGGAGGAGATCCACGCCTACATCAGGTCCGTCGCGGACAAGTACGGCATCTCTCCGCTCGTGCGCTTCGGCGCCGAGGTCGTCGCCGCCACATGGGACGAGGACTCCTCGACGTGGTCGGTCCGATTCGACGACGAGACCGTCGAGACCGTCGACGTCCTGGTCAGCGCGGTCGGGCAGCTGTCTCGACCCGCGCTGCCGGGCATCGAGGGCGTCGACTCGTTCACCGGCACGTCATTCCACTCCGCGGAGTGGGACCACACCTTTGACGCGACCGGCAAGTCCATCGCGGTCGTCGGAGCCGGTGCCAGTGCCGTGCAGTTCATCCCGCACCTGGCCCGCGACGCCAGCCGGCTCGTGGTGTTCCAGCGCTCCCCCAACTACCTGATGCCCAAGCCCGACAAGCCCTACAAGCCGTTCCACAAGACCTTGTTCAAGTTCCTGCCGATCAGCCAGCGGATCGAGCGTGGTGGCATCTGGGCCATCATGGAGCAGTTCGCGCGGGGGCTCGATGCGCAGTCGCGCGTCGGCCGGATCAACGGGGTCATCGCCCGGCGTCACCTGCGCAAGCAGGTCAAGGACCCGTCGCTGCAGGCATTGCTCACCCCGGACTACCCGATCGGGTGCAAGCGCATCCTGTTCTCCAACGAGTTCTACCCCGCTCTCGCGCAGGACAACGTCCAGGTCGTGCCGCACCGGGTCACGCGCGTGACACCCACAGGGGTCGTCGACGCCGACGGTGTCGAGCACGAGGTCGACGCGATCATCTACGCCACCGGATTCGACAGCCAGGACTTCCTCGAGTCGATCGACATCACCGGGGTCGGCGGCCAAAAGCTCGCGACCCAATGGGCCGATGGCGCGCATGCGTACCTCGGGATGTACGTCCCCAACTTCCCCAACCTGTTCGTCACGTACGGGCCCAACACCAACCTCGGCGGAGGATCGGTCATCTACATGCTCGAAGCCCAGGCCAGGCACATGAGGCAGGCCGTCGACCGGCTCGAGGCCGGCAGCTACGCCTCGGTCGAGGTCACCCAAGCCGCTGAGCAGGCGTACGACCAGGAGCTTTCGCACAAGCTCGACCACTCGGTGTGGGGCAGTTGCGACAACTGGTACCGCCACCCATCGGGCCGCATCACCTCGAACTGGCCCGGCGCGACGTTGCCGTTCGCCCAGGCCACCAAGGTCCTCGAGCCGACTGCGTTCCACTGGTCATGA
- a CDS encoding acetoacetate decarboxylase family protein, producing MTIYPAEPWDLHGHAYIGMWLVPRSSAPAPHSPATRTVTIFGRAIVAAAFFVYEEPSPLTYDEIMTTVLVRQGWRPRVSITHIWVNSPASRDGGRDLWAIPKDLADFEVAPHSSYAAQGIGSLTIGRVRRLPWAIPSGFRIAQDRDGSLLVSRVTGRIRLGAGHGRWSFAADGPLGFLAGRKPLLTLAAKPFRLIFGQR from the coding sequence ATGACGATCTATCCAGCAGAGCCTTGGGACCTGCACGGTCACGCCTACATCGGGATGTGGTTGGTGCCGCGCAGCAGCGCGCCTGCGCCGCACTCGCCCGCGACCCGGACCGTCACGATCTTCGGCCGCGCGATCGTGGCCGCAGCGTTCTTCGTCTACGAGGAGCCGAGCCCACTGACGTACGACGAGATCATGACGACGGTGCTCGTGCGACAAGGCTGGCGTCCGCGGGTGTCGATCACGCATATCTGGGTCAACAGCCCGGCGTCGCGCGACGGCGGAAGAGACCTGTGGGCCATCCCCAAGGATCTCGCGGACTTCGAGGTTGCGCCGCACTCGTCCTATGCCGCCCAAGGCATCGGATCGCTGACGATCGGCCGCGTGCGTCGACTTCCGTGGGCGATCCCGTCCGGCTTCCGCATCGCGCAGGATCGCGACGGATCGCTGCTGGTCTCCCGCGTCACGGGACGGATCCGACTAGGGGCCGGACACGGCCGATGGTCGTTCGCTGCGGACGGACCGCTGGGTTTCCTGGCCGGCCGCAAGCCGCTGCTGACCCTGGCGGCGAAGCCGTTCCGTCTGATCTTCGGCCAGCGATGA
- a CDS encoding RNA polymerase sigma factor — translation MSTLVELEDVELLELTRGSSVEAYAVLYDRYVFAARRLARHLGQREEADDVVSESFAQVLDLLNRGKGPDRAFRAYLFTTIRHESGRRAKANKRVMPTDDESAIDSVAPFGGGNLDGFETSTIRAAYESLPERWRTVLWHLDVEGRQPNELAPILGLKPNSVSALVYRARSGLREAYLQQHVKTDDRTGASACRATRKSLAGVVRRTAGSRDQEKVHAHLSACQDCMAIYLDLEEVNREIGSIGVPAAATVIAAGGGLAAAHGGGLGVVKLAAAVKGILFTAATPAAEAAIAAIVVLAAPTMVTTRAEPPKSPATSAPAVVADAPRAPVVSARAESKPASTRSKPTTSVAPSAREAASTPLVAVRRTDGVAVDVGAAKVQVGSGGVAVDTSVVAAAGAEIERVLPDAVKGATGLLALPDRD, via the coding sequence ATGTCGACGCTCGTCGAGCTCGAAGACGTCGAGCTGCTCGAACTGACCCGAGGTTCCTCGGTCGAGGCCTACGCGGTGCTGTACGACCGCTACGTTTTCGCAGCCCGCCGACTGGCGCGCCACCTGGGCCAGCGCGAGGAGGCCGATGACGTCGTGTCGGAGTCGTTCGCGCAGGTCCTCGACCTGCTCAATCGTGGCAAGGGGCCAGACCGGGCCTTCCGTGCGTATCTCTTTACGACGATCCGGCATGAGTCCGGTCGGCGCGCCAAGGCCAACAAGCGGGTCATGCCGACCGACGACGAGTCGGCCATCGACTCGGTGGCTCCGTTCGGCGGGGGAAATCTCGACGGCTTCGAGACGTCCACGATCCGCGCCGCCTACGAGTCGCTGCCCGAGCGCTGGCGGACCGTGCTGTGGCACCTGGACGTCGAGGGCCGCCAGCCCAACGAGCTGGCGCCGATCCTCGGCCTGAAACCCAACAGTGTCTCGGCGCTGGTCTACCGCGCCCGCTCAGGTTTGCGCGAGGCGTACCTGCAGCAGCACGTCAAGACCGACGACCGGACCGGAGCATCTGCGTGCCGCGCAACCCGGAAGTCGCTGGCGGGCGTCGTGCGGAGGACCGCCGGCAGCCGAGATCAGGAAAAGGTGCACGCGCACCTCTCGGCGTGTCAGGACTGCATGGCCATCTACCTCGACCTCGAGGAGGTCAACCGCGAGATCGGGTCCATCGGCGTGCCAGCAGCAGCCACGGTGATAGCGGCAGGTGGAGGCCTGGCGGCGGCGCACGGAGGCGGTCTCGGTGTGGTCAAACTGGCTGCGGCCGTGAAGGGCATCCTGTTCACCGCCGCAACGCCTGCGGCCGAGGCGGCCATCGCCGCGATCGTGGTCCTCGCCGCGCCGACGATGGTGACGACGAGGGCAGAGCCGCCGAAGAGCCCCGCGACCTCGGCACCCGCCGTGGTCGCCGACGCTCCTCGAGCCCCGGTCGTGTCAGCCCGGGCCGAGTCGAAGCCGGCCAGCACGCGATCCAAGCCCACGACGTCCGTGGCTCCAAGCGCGAGAGAGGCGGCATCCACGCCGCTGGTTGCCGTGCGCCGGACCGACGGCGTGGCGGTCGACGTCGGTGCGGCCAAGGTCCAGGTCGGTTCGGGCGGCGTCGCGGTCGACACCAGTGTGGTTGCTGCGGCAGGCGCCGAGATCGAACGTGTGCTCCCGGACGCCGTCAAGGGCGCGACGGGTCTGCTCGCCCTACCGGACCGGGACTGA
- a CDS encoding DUF1524 domain-containing protein, protein MSHPAGWYPTDDGVRYWDGSRWTEHFAPVSSPATPSQAADAAGRADLSPDPHRVGRVRSALAIIFGWGGLILVAVLGGASSGASGLFILSGLYVLVVAVVALIRGRVGWARLRGRAAGGIALAAALGLFIAGGATADPPADPPVTAPASTTTPTPTPTPAPAPSATKPTVSPKTAGQGTALAAVASLAVKGRAPKTGYSRDAFGQAWFDADRNGCDTRNDILRRDLTDRDMENYCKALAGTLDPDPYTGTMIRFQYGGASEVDIDHVVALSDAWQKGAGKWAAEKRLAFANDPLNLLAVDAGANRAKGDGDAATWLPPNKPYRCEYVARQVAVKSKYDVWVTSAELDAMVRVLSSCVDMLAPAPGPAPTAAALPKSKPKPTTPAPARKLASTPEAPASTFYANCTAVRAAGAAPIRRGQAGYSRKLDRDGDGIACE, encoded by the coding sequence ATGAGCCATCCGGCCGGTTGGTATCCCACTGATGACGGCGTGCGCTACTGGGACGGGTCACGTTGGACCGAGCACTTCGCTCCTGTCTCCTCGCCGGCCACACCGTCGCAAGCAGCCGATGCCGCCGGTCGCGCGGACCTCAGCCCTGACCCGCATCGAGTCGGCAGGGTCCGCTCGGCGCTGGCAATCATCTTTGGTTGGGGCGGACTGATCCTTGTGGCCGTCCTGGGGGGTGCATCCTCAGGAGCAAGTGGCTTGTTCATCTTGTCGGGCCTGTACGTCCTGGTCGTCGCGGTGGTCGCCCTGATCCGCGGCCGCGTCGGGTGGGCGCGCCTACGTGGACGTGCCGCCGGAGGTATTGCTCTCGCGGCAGCGCTGGGGCTGTTCATCGCCGGCGGTGCGACCGCAGACCCACCGGCCGACCCGCCGGTCACCGCGCCAGCTTCCACGACCACCCCTACGCCGACCCCCACCCCCGCTCCCGCCCCGTCAGCCACGAAGCCGACCGTCAGCCCCAAGACGGCAGGCCAGGGGACCGCGCTGGCCGCCGTGGCATCCCTCGCGGTGAAGGGCCGGGCACCCAAGACCGGCTACTCAAGGGACGCGTTCGGTCAGGCCTGGTTCGACGCCGACCGGAACGGCTGCGACACCCGCAACGACATCCTGCGCAGGGATCTGACCGATCGGGACATGGAGAACTACTGCAAGGCGCTCGCGGGCACCCTTGACCCCGACCCGTACACCGGCACGATGATTCGCTTCCAGTACGGGGGTGCCAGCGAGGTCGACATCGACCACGTCGTCGCGCTCAGCGACGCGTGGCAGAAGGGGGCCGGGAAGTGGGCCGCCGAGAAGCGTCTCGCGTTCGCCAACGATCCGCTGAACCTGCTCGCCGTCGACGCCGGAGCCAACCGCGCCAAGGGTGACGGGGACGCCGCGACTTGGCTGCCCCCCAACAAGCCCTACCGGTGCGAGTACGTCGCGCGGCAGGTGGCGGTGAAGAGCAAGTACGACGTCTGGGTCACCTCCGCAGAGCTCGACGCGATGGTCCGCGTGCTGTCAAGCTGCGTTGACATGCTTGCGCCAGCCCCCGGCCCAGCGCCCACTGCGGCGGCCCTGCCCAAGAGCAAGCCCAAGCCCACGACACCTGCGCCGGCTCGCAAACTGGCGAGTACGCCCGAGGCGCCCGCCAGCACCTTCTACGCCAATTGCACTGCCGTGCGGGCGGCGGGCGCGGCTCCCATCCGCAGGGGACAGGCCGGCTATTCACGAAAGCTCGACCGCGACGGCGACGGAATCGCCTGCGAGTGA